One part of the Arabidopsis thaliana chromosome 1 sequence genome encodes these proteins:
- the BCAT7 gene encoding D-aminoacid aminotransferase-like PLP-dependent enzymes superfamily protein (D-aminoacid aminotransferase-like PLP-dependent enzymes superfamily protein; FUNCTIONS IN: branched-chain-amino-acid transaminase activity, catalytic activity; INVOLVED IN: branched chain family amino acid metabolic process, metabolic process; LOCATED IN: cellular_component unknown; EXPRESSED IN: root; CONTAINS InterPro DOMAIN/s: Aminotransferase, class IV (InterPro:IPR001544), Aminotransferase, class IV, conserved site (InterPro:IPR018300), Branched-chain amino acid aminotransferase II (InterPro:IPR005786); BEST Arabidopsis thaliana protein match is: D-aminoacid aminotransferase-like PLP-dependent enzymes superfamily protein (TAIR:AT1G50110.1); Has 11955 Blast hits to 11955 proteins in 2522 species: Archae - 154; Bacteria - 7394; Metazoa - 265; Fungi - 412; Plants - 252; Viruses - 0; Other Eukaryotes - 3478 (source: NCBI BLink).): MAPSVHPSSSPLFTSKADEKYANVKWDELGFALVPTDYMYVAKCKQGESFSTGEIVPYGDISISPCAGILNYGQGLFEGLKAYRTEDGRITLFRPDQNAIRMQTGADRLCMTPPSPEQFVEAVKQTVLANNKWVPPPGKGALYIRPLLIGTGAVLGVASAPEYTFLIYTSPVGNYHKASSGLNLKVDHNHRRAHFGGTGGVKSCTNYSPVVKSLIEAKSSGFSDVLFLDAATGKNIEEVSTCNIFILKGNIVSTPPTSGTILPGITRKSICELARDIGYEVQERDLSVDELLEAEEVFCTGTAVVIKAVETVTFHDKRVKYRTGEEAFSTKLHLILTNIQMGVVEDKKGWMMEIDHLVGTDSFPDET; the protein is encoded by the exons ATGGCTCCTTCTGTGCACCCTTCTTCATCACCTCTTTTTACAAG TAAAGCCGATGAAAAGTATGCGAATGTAAAATGGGATGAGCTCGGATTCGCACTGGTTCCAACAGATTATATGTATGTGGCGAAATGCAAACAAGGAGAGAGCTTTTCAACAGGAGAGATTGTTCCTTATGGGGATATTTCTATAAGCCCTTGTGCTGGGATTCTCAATTATGGCCAG GGACTATTTGAAGGTCTCAAGGCTTACAGGACAGAAGACGGTCGGATCACACTCTTCCGACCTGACCAAAACGCTATTCGTATGCAAACAGGTGCAGATAGGCTTTGTATGACACCTCCTTCCCCGGAGCAATTCGTTGAAGCAGTTAAGCAAACTGTGCTTGCCAACAACAAATGG gtaCCTCCTCCGGGGAAAGGAGCTTTGTATATTAGGCCTCTACTCATAGGTACTGGTGCTGTCCTTGGAGTAGCTTCAGCTCCTGAATATACGTTCCTCATTTACACATCTCCCGTGGGAAATTATCACAAG GCAAGCTCAGGCTTGAACCTCAAAGTTGATCATAACCATCGCCGAGCCCACTTCGGTGGAACAGGGGGTGTGAAGAGCTGCACAAATTATTCTCCA GTTGTAAAATCGTTGATCGAAGCAAAGTCTTCGGGTTTCTCTGATGTCTTGTTCCTGGATGCGGCAACTGGTAAAAACATCGAAGAGGTTTCTACTTGTAACATCTTCATTCTAAAG GGAAACATTGTATCCACTCCCCCAACTTCAGGAACCATTTTACCAGGAATCACAAGGAAGAGCATATGTGAGCTAGCCCGTGACATTGGCTATGAG GTTCAAGAACGTGATCTTTCTGTGGATGAGCTATTAGAGGCAGAGGAAGTTTTTTGCACGGGGACGGCAGTGGTCATTAAAGCTGTTGAAACCGTGACATTCCATGACAAAAG GGTAAAATATAGAACAGGAGAAGAAGCATTCTCTACGAAGCTTCACTTGATATTAACTAATATTCAAATGGGAGTTGTCGAAGATAAGAAGGGTTGGATGATGGAGATCGATCATTTGGTTGGAACAGATTCGTTTCCTGATGAAAcataa
- a CDS encoding ribonuclease (BEST Arabidopsis thaliana protein match is: RNA-directed DNA polymerase (reverse transcriptase)-related family protein (TAIR:AT1G60720.1); Has 42 Blast hits to 42 proteins in 4 species: Archae - 0; Bacteria - 0; Metazoa - 0; Fungi - 0; Plants - 42; Viruses - 0; Other Eukaryotes - 0 (source: NCBI BLink).), translating into MQKTERVIAISQTEESDFNCVLLCMFASFIRKLAAQSTIYNLWKQRNNVVHNQVSIPAPTIFKLIDREIRNIITARRKRKRYRNLMQIWLT; encoded by the coding sequence ATGcaaaagacagagagagtGATTGCAATTTCACAGACAGAAGAGAGTGATTTCAATTGTGTTTTGCTGTGTATGTTTGCTAGCTTCATCAGGAAGTTAGCTGCCCAGTCCACGATTTACAATCTTTGGAAGCAAAGGAACAATGTGGTTCACAACCAAGTCTCGATCCCAGCTCCTACAATCTTCAAGCTTATCGATAGAGAAATCAGAAACATTATCACCGCAAGACGCAAGCGCAAACGTTACCGTAACCTGATGCAAATCTGGTTAACTTGA
- a CDS encoding CAP (Cysteine-rich secretory proteins, Antigen 5, and Pathogenesis-related 1 protein) superfamily protein (CAP (Cysteine-rich secretory proteins, Antigen 5, and Pathogenesis-related 1 protein) superfamily protein; FUNCTIONS IN: molecular_function unknown; INVOLVED IN: biological_process unknown; LOCATED IN: endomembrane system, extracellular region; EXPRESSED IN: root; CONTAINS InterPro DOMAIN/s: Allergen V5/Tpx-1 related (InterPro:IPR001283), Ves allergen (InterPro:IPR002413), SCP-like extracellular (InterPro:IPR014044); BEST Arabidopsis thaliana protein match is: CAP (Cysteine-rich secretory proteins, Antigen 5, and Pathogenesis-related 1 protein) superfamily protein (TAIR:AT1G50050.1); Has 2790 Blast hits to 2723 proteins in 351 species: Archae - 0; Bacteria - 60; Metazoa - 1420; Fungi - 326; Plants - 897; Viruses - 0; Other Eukaryotes - 87 (source: NCBI BLink).), giving the protein MNTFKTPFLVIVAISFLVVATNAQNTPQDYLNSHNTARAQVGVPNVVWDTTLAAYALNYSNFRKADCNLVHSNGPYGENLAKGSSSSFSAISAVKLWVDEKPYYSYAYNNCTGGKQCLHYTQVVWRDSVKIGCARVQCTNTWWFVSCNYNSPGNWVGEYPY; this is encoded by the exons ATGAATACTTTCAAAACCCCTTTTCTCGTCATCGTTGCGATTAGCTTTCTTGTTGTTGCAACCAATGCTCAAAACACTCCACAAGACTACCTTAACTCTCACAACACCGCTCGTGCGCAGGTTGGAGTACCGAACGTGGTGTGGGACACAACTCTCGCGGCCTACGCATTGAACTAttcaaattttagaaaagCCGACTGCAACCTTGTTCACTCCAACGGACCATATGGAGAAAACCTAGCCAAGGGAAGTAGTTCCTCGTTCTCGGCCATCTCGGCCGTCAAACTTTGGGTCGACGAGAAACCTTACTACAGCTACGCATACAATAATTGCACAG GTGGAAAACAATGCTTGCATTACACGCAAGTGGTGTGGAGAGATTCAGTGAAGATAGGGTGTGCTAGGGTTCAATGCACCAATACTTGGTGGTTCGTGAGTTGTAACTATAACTCACCCGGTAATTGGGTCGGAGAGTACCCTTACTGA
- a CDS encoding D-aminoacid aminotransferase-like PLP-dependent enzymes superfamily protein, with amino-acid sequence MYVAKCRQGESFTQGKIVPYGDISISPCSPILNYGQGLFEGLKAYRTEDDRIRIFRPDQNALRMQTGAERLCMTPPTLEQFVEAVKQTVLANKKWVPPPGKGTLYIRPLLLGSGATLGVAPAPEYTFLIYASPVGDYHKVSSGLNLKVDHKYHRAHSGGTGGVKSCTNYSPVVKSLLEAKSAGFSDVLFLDAATGRNIEELTACNIFIVKGNIVSTPPTSGTILPGVTRKSISELAHDIGYQVEERDVSVDELLEAEEVFCTGTAVVVKAVETVTFHDKKVKYRTGEAALSTKLHSMLTNIQMGVVEDKKGWMVDIDPCQG; translated from the exons ATGTATGTAGCCAAATGCAGACAAGGAGAGAGCTTTACACAAGGGAAGATTGTTCCTTATGGCGACATTTCAATTAGCCCTTGTTCTCCGATTCTCAATTACGGCCAG GGACTATTTGAAGGTCTCAAAGCTTACAGAACAGAAGACGACCGGATTAGGATTTTCCGGCCTGACCAAAACGCTCTTCGCATGCAAACTGGTGCGGAGAGGCTTTGTATGACACCTCCTACTCTAGAACAATTTGTCGAGGCAGTTAAGCAAACTGTGCTTGCCAACAAGAAATGG GTTCCTCCTCCGGGTAAAGGAACTCTGTATATAAGGCCTCTGCTACTAGGGAGTGGTGCTACCCTTGGAGTAGCTCCAGCACCTGAATACACTTTTCTCATATATGCATCTCCCGTAGGAGATTACCATAAG GTAAGCTCAGGCTTGAACCTCAAAGTTGATCATAAGTATCACCGAGCCCATTCAGGTGGAACGGGGGGTGTCAAGAGCTGCACAAACTATTCTCCA gTTGTGAAATCGTTACTCGAAGCAAAGTCAGCGGGTTTCTCTGATGTCCTGTTCCTGGATGCAGCAACTGGTAGAAACATCGAAGAGCTTACTGCTTGTAACATCTTCATTGTCAAG GGAAACATTGTATCCACCCCACCAACTTCAGGAACCATTTTACCTGGAGTCACGAGGAAAAGCATAAGTGAGCTGGCTCATGATATTGGCTACCAG GTCGAAGAACGCGATGTATCTGTGGATGAGCTACTAGAGGCAGAAGAAGTTTTCTGCACAGGGACTGCAGTGGTCGTTAAAGCTGTTGAAACTGTGACCTTCCATGACAAAAA GGTAAAATACAGGACAGGAGAAGCAGCATTGTCTACGAAGCTTCACTCGATGTTGACCAATATTCAGATGGGAGTTGTTGAAGATAAGAAAGGTTGGATGGTGGACATTGATCCTTGTCAAGgttga
- a CDS encoding D-aminoacid aminotransferase-like PLP-dependent enzymes superfamily protein (D-aminoacid aminotransferase-like PLP-dependent enzymes superfamily protein; FUNCTIONS IN: branched-chain-amino-acid transaminase activity, catalytic activity; INVOLVED IN: branched chain family amino acid metabolic process, metabolic process; LOCATED IN: cellular_component unknown; EXPRESSED IN: 18 plant structures; EXPRESSED DURING: 9 growth stages; CONTAINS InterPro DOMAIN/s: Aminotransferase, class IV (InterPro:IPR001544), Aminotransferase, class IV, conserved site (InterPro:IPR018300), Branched-chain amino acid aminotransferase II (InterPro:IPR005786); BEST Arabidopsis thaliana protein match is: D-aminoacid aminotransferase-like PLP-dependent enzymes superfamily protein (TAIR:AT1G50090.1); Has 12195 Blast hits to 12195 proteins in 2532 species: Archae - 155; Bacteria - 7654; Metazoa - 266; Fungi - 412; Plants - 250; Viruses - 0; Other Eukaryotes - 3458 (source: NCBI BLink).) → MAPSSSPLRTTSETDEKYANVKWEELGFALTPIDYMYVAKCRQGESFTQGKIVPYGDISISPCSPILNYGQGLFEGLKAYRTEDDRIRIFRPDQNALRMQTGAERLCMTPPTLEQFVEAVKQTVLANKKWVPPPGKGTLYIRPLLLGSGATLGVAPAPEYTFLIYASPVGDYHKVSSGLNLKVDHKYHRAHSGGTGGVKSCTNYSPVVKSLLEAKSAGFSDVLFLDAATGRNIEELTACNIFIVKGNIVSTPPTSGTILPGVTRKSISELAHDIGYQVEERDVSVDELLEAEEVFCTGTAVVVKAVETVTFHDKKVKYRTGEAALSTKLHSMLTNIQMGVVEDKKGWMVDIDPCQG, encoded by the exons ATGgctccttcttcatcacctCTTCGTACTACAAG TGAAACAGATGAAAAATATGCGAATGTCAAATGGGAAGAGCTTGGATTCGCTCTGACTCCAATAGATTATATGTATGTAGCCAAATGCAGACAAGGAGAGAGCTTTACACAAGGGAAGATTGTTCCTTATGGCGACATTTCAATTAGCCCTTGTTCTCCGATTCTCAATTACGGCCAG GGACTATTTGAAGGTCTCAAAGCTTACAGAACAGAAGACGACCGGATTAGGATTTTCCGGCCTGACCAAAACGCTCTTCGCATGCAAACTGGTGCGGAGAGGCTTTGTATGACACCTCCTACTCTAGAACAATTTGTCGAGGCAGTTAAGCAAACTGTGCTTGCCAACAAGAAATGG GTTCCTCCTCCGGGTAAAGGAACTCTGTATATAAGGCCTCTGCTACTAGGGAGTGGTGCTACCCTTGGAGTAGCTCCAGCACCTGAATACACTTTTCTCATATATGCATCTCCCGTAGGAGATTACCATAAG GTAAGCTCAGGCTTGAACCTCAAAGTTGATCATAAGTATCACCGAGCCCATTCAGGTGGAACGGGGGGTGTCAAGAGCTGCACAAACTATTCTCCA gTTGTGAAATCGTTACTCGAAGCAAAGTCAGCGGGTTTCTCTGATGTCCTGTTCCTGGATGCAGCAACTGGTAGAAACATCGAAGAGCTTACTGCTTGTAACATCTTCATTGTCAAG GGAAACATTGTATCCACCCCACCAACTTCAGGAACCATTTTACCTGGAGTCACGAGGAAAAGCATAAGTGAGCTGGCTCATGATATTGGCTACCAG GTCGAAGAACGCGATGTATCTGTGGATGAGCTACTAGAGGCAGAAGAAGTTTTCTGCACAGGGACTGCAGTGGTCGTTAAAGCTGTTGAAACTGTGACCTTCCATGACAAAAA GGTAAAATACAGGACAGGAGAAGCAGCATTGTCTACGAAGCTTCACTCGATGTTGACCAATATTCAGATGGGAGTTGTTGAAGATAAGAAAGGTTGGATGGTGGACATTGATCCTTGTCAAGgttga